A window of Chloroflexota bacterium genomic DNA:
CTTGAGCGCCTGCGGATAACCGAGCGTCCCGTCCGCTTCGCGCAGGTCTTCGATACGCGTCCCAGGTTCGAGATAGCGGTCGCTCGCGTGCATCGTTTTGACGCGATGCTTGACTGCGTCGAGCAACGCGATGGGATCGTCGCCCGCGACAAGCGCGTTCGATGGATCGTACTGGACGCCAAAGCAGTCGCGTTCGTCAATCGCGTTGACGATGCGGAGAAACACATCCATCTTTTGCGCGAACTCGCGGTACCTCCAAGGACTGTCCTTGAAATGATTTTCCATCGCGAGGACGACGCCGTGCTCGCGCGCGGCGGGCAAGCACGCCTTGATGCACTCGATCACCCATTCAACACCCTGCTCGATGGACACCTCCGGGTATGCTTGCCCGCTGAGGATGCGGCACGCTGCGCCTTTGCCGCCGAGCCGTCGCGTGACGCGAATAAATTCGATTTCGCGCGCAACCTCGCGCTTGCGTTCGTCCGCGTCAGGATGTGTAAAATTCGGCGAGACGCACAACATTGGCATTACGTAACCCGCGCCATGAATCGCCGCGCCAACGCGATCAATATACGCGTCGTCAAGCGATTCGAAAAAGCCGCCGTACATCTCAAGACCTTCCGCGCCGAGCGACTTGCTCATCGCGATCCAATCGAGCACGCTCATACCTTGATGCGACGAAATTTCGTCAAGGTAACATTTGGGGAACGCAGATATTTTCATCAGAGCTCCGATGTCATTGCAAGCCACGCAGGGGGCGAAGCAATCCCCAACTAACCCGGTGGAGATTGCTTGCTTCGACTTCGCTCAGCACGCAAAAACCGCCCTCGCAATGACAATTCAAAGTTGCTTGCAACTTGCACGCACGACCAGTTCCGCTTTGAGCGTCACATCGGGCAACGCGATGGGTTTTGCCTCGCGCCCGCGCCGCGATTCAATTGCGCGGAGCAACGTGTCCACCGCCGCATCGCACATCGCGGCGACCGGTTGCGCGACGACTGTGAGCGACGGCGCAAAGAGCGGTGCCCAAGGTTGATCGTCAAAACAAACAAGCGATACATCGTCGGGACAATTCAATCGCAGTTCCTTCATCGCGCGCAACGCGCCGAGTGCCATCAAATAGTTCGTCGCGACCAACGCGGTCGGTCGCTTGGGCAAGGTCAACAACGTGCGCGCGCTCTCGAACGCCGCGTCGAGCGATTGATCGGTGATCGCGATGAGCGACGCGTCAATGCCGATGCGGCGCGCGCGCAACGCTTTACGATAGCCGCTGATGCGACCGGCAACCGTCGAGAGCGTGGGATTGCGCGCGAGAATCGCGATGCGACGATGACCCAGTTCGATCAGATATTGAGTCGCGCAATGACTCGCGTCAAAATTATCAACAGCGATGACCGGACCCAGGTTTTCAGTTGGACGACGGTCAACAAAAACGAGCGGAATTTTTTGCGCGACAAATTCGTGGAGGATCGGTTGCGCGGTGCCCGTCGGCGCAACGATCACACCGTCCACGCGCCGCGCGAGCAAGAGTTCGAGATAACGCGCTTCCTTATCCGGCGCTTCGTCAGTGTTGCACACGATCAGGTTGTATTTTTTCGCGGACAAACGATCTTCGATGCCGCGCACGAGCGACGCGAAAAACGGATTGGTGATATCGGCGACGAGCACGCCGACGGTGTGCGTGATGCTGGTGCTAAGCATCTGCGCGATCGCGCTGGGACGATAGTTGAGTTTCGCGACCGCGCGCATCACCGCGCGGCGCGTGTCGGGCGCAACCCAGCGCGACTCGTTGAGAACATGCGATACGGTCGCGGTGCTGACCCGCGCAAGTTTTGCGACATCACGAATAGTAGGCATAGGCGTGGAAAGTGAACCGTGAACAGTGTTCAGTGTTCAGTATGCAGTGTTCAGAATTCAGAAAAATGAGAAACACACTGAGTTAAACGGTTACGTAATCGGTTAAATTATAGCGCGCGTGCGAAAAATTGTCAAAAAAAGCGCGCCGCTTTGCCAGAATCCAGGTTTCGGGAAAATACCTGGATTCTATCTCACGCGCCGATCACTGTTTTTCGATCAGCGGCAAGTAGTTCAAGGATGGCATGGCTGTCGCGCCGAACTCATCCGCCCCAATGTCGCGCGCGCCGCCGATGGGACGCGCGTTGCCATCCATATCGTCGTCGCATAACCCTGCCGCGAGCGACGCGCCCTGATTGATCGCACTTGTCGCGCTCGCGTTCAAATGCAGATTGCCATTCGCGCCATCTACAAACAGCGCGAGCGGCGCGTTTTGGAGATTGCTCGCCTGGGTGTCCGCCCCGCCACGATCACTCAAGTTGTGGCTGACGAGATTGTTCGTGAGATCAACAATCGTGTTGCTAAA
This region includes:
- a CDS encoding TIM barrel protein, yielding MKISAFPKCYLDEISSHQGMSVLDWIAMSKSLGAEGLEMYGGFFESLDDAYIDRVGAAIHGAGYVMPMLCVSPNFTHPDADERKREVAREIEFIRVTRRLGGKGAACRILSGQAYPEVSIEQGVEWVIECIKACLPAAREHGVVLAMENHFKDSPWRYREFAQKMDVFLRIVNAIDERDCFGVQYDPSNALVAGDDPIALLDAVKHRVKTMHASDRYLEPGTRIEDLREADGTLGYPQALKHGVTGRGANDYDAIFRILKSVNYQGWISIEDGMNGMDEMRESIEFLKRMREKYFGE
- a CDS encoding LacI family DNA-binding transcriptional regulator, encoding MPTIRDVAKLARVSTATVSHVLNESRWVAPDTRRAVMRAVAKLNYRPSAIAQMLSTSITHTVGVLVADITNPFFASLVRGIEDRLSAKKYNLIVCNTDEAPDKEARYLELLLARRVDGVIVAPTGTAQPILHEFVAQKIPLVFVDRRPTENLGPVIAVDNFDASHCATQYLIELGHRRIAILARNPTLSTVAGRISGYRKALRARRIGIDASLIAITDQSLDAAFESARTLLTLPKRPTALVATNYLMALGALRAMKELRLNCPDDVSLVCFDDQPWAPLFAPSLTVVAQPVAAMCDAAVDTLLRAIESRRGREAKPIALPDVTLKAELVVRASCKQL